The Amycolatopsis viridis genome window below encodes:
- a CDS encoding GNAT family N-acetyltransferase, which yields MTDYTVRTLRPDEHRAAADLFRSTLHVVPTTDDSWRITERMLQPGRTLGAFDTELIGTARSFDAEMTLPGGARAGLAAVTGVGVRPDRTRRGVLTELMRTQLTDIAARGLPFAALWASEGVIYHRFGYGVATRSRSYEIQRRRAVLRPEVPAGGQVELWSLDTALERLPALYDALPHPRPAMMTRPPYWWPGWERHAREATSPVVTAVHHGSEGPDGYVVYKVERKHWSEPATLDVIGLETATDEAFTGLWRYLLGVDLVDTIRADERPVDEPVELLFTDIRAVRDTGGGDELWLRLVDVPAALGARGYTGEPVVLEVADPVLAANSGRYRVSPDGVHRTDKTADLRLDVDALAMIYLGAWRPSLLAGAGRIRATSASGLERADRLFTTPVPAWCGTHF from the coding sequence GTGACCGACTACACCGTGCGGACGTTGCGACCCGACGAGCACCGCGCCGCTGCCGACCTGTTCCGGTCCACCCTCCACGTCGTCCCCACCACGGACGACTCCTGGCGGATCACCGAACGGATGCTCCAGCCCGGCCGCACGCTCGGCGCGTTCGACACCGAACTCATCGGCACCGCCCGCTCCTTCGACGCGGAGATGACCCTGCCCGGTGGTGCCCGAGCCGGCCTCGCGGCAGTGACCGGGGTCGGGGTCCGGCCGGACCGGACCCGGCGGGGTGTTCTCACCGAGCTCATGCGCACCCAGCTCACCGACATCGCCGCCCGCGGCCTGCCGTTCGCCGCGCTGTGGGCCAGCGAAGGCGTCATCTACCACCGCTTCGGTTATGGCGTGGCTACGCGCAGCCGCAGCTACGAGATCCAACGGCGCCGCGCGGTGCTCCGCCCCGAGGTGCCCGCCGGCGGCCAGGTGGAACTGTGGTCGCTGGACACCGCCCTGGAGCGGCTGCCGGCGCTGTACGACGCGCTGCCGCACCCCCGCCCCGCCATGATGACCCGGCCACCGTACTGGTGGCCGGGCTGGGAACGGCACGCCCGCGAGGCGACGAGCCCGGTCGTGACGGCCGTGCACCACGGCAGCGAGGGCCCCGACGGCTACGTCGTCTACAAGGTGGAACGCAAGCACTGGTCCGAGCCGGCCACGTTGGACGTCATCGGCCTGGAGACCGCCACCGACGAGGCGTTCACCGGGCTGTGGCGCTACCTGCTCGGCGTGGACCTCGTCGACACCATCCGGGCCGACGAGCGCCCGGTGGACGAGCCGGTCGAGCTGCTGTTCACCGATATCCGCGCGGTGCGCGACACCGGCGGCGGGGACGAGCTGTGGCTGCGGCTGGTCGACGTGCCCGCGGCGCTGGGTGCGCGCGGGTACACGGGTGAGCCGGTCGTGCTGGAGGTGGCCGACCCGGTGCTGGCGGCCAACTCCGGGCGCTACCGGGTTTCGCCCGACGGGGTGCACCGCACCGACAAGACGGCCGATCTGCGGCTGGACGTGGACGCGCTGGCCATGATCTACCTCGGCGCGTGGCGGCCGTCCCTGCTGGCGGGGGCGGGGCGGATCCGGGCGACGAGCGCGTCCGGGCTGGAGCGGGCCGACCGGTTGTTCACCACGCCGGTCCCGGCGTGGTGTGGTACACACTTCTGA
- a CDS encoding DUF4333 domain-containing protein — protein MSTPYGGTDPQQWNQQPGYGQHPGHPPQYAQQPQYGQQPGYGQPQYGQQYPGQPQHPGAYGQPQQPPKKRGKGLAVGLGALVVVVAAFCVTAFVAPGFLKSTELSQTAVQDGVKQVLTGNYQLTGVSDVQCPAGQKVTAGATFTCAAVINGQGKTVQITIKNTAADYEVAYPR, from the coding sequence ATGAGCACGCCCTACGGCGGCACCGACCCCCAGCAGTGGAACCAGCAGCCCGGGTACGGGCAGCACCCCGGTCACCCACCCCAGTACGCGCAGCAGCCGCAGTACGGCCAGCAGCCCGGATACGGTCAGCCGCAGTACGGCCAGCAGTACCCGGGGCAGCCGCAGCACCCGGGCGCCTACGGTCAGCCGCAGCAGCCGCCGAAGAAGCGCGGTAAGGGCCTGGCCGTCGGGCTCGGCGCGCTGGTCGTCGTGGTCGCCGCGTTCTGCGTCACCGCGTTCGTCGCGCCCGGTTTCCTCAAGAGCACCGAGCTCAGCCAGACCGCCGTGCAGGACGGTGTCAAGCAGGTCCTGACCGGCAACTACCAGCTCACCGGTGTCAGCGACGTGCAGTGCCCGGCCGGCCAGAAGGTGACCGCGGGCGCCACGTTCACCTGTGCGGCGGTGATCAACGGCCAGGGCAAGACCGTGCAGATCACCATCAAGAACACCGCCGCCGACTACGAGGTCGCCTACCCCCGGTAA
- a CDS encoding DEAD/DEAH box helicase, translating to MAARPSVSPAEAYQAARRRAQYPQLTRFADEADFGFDDFQIRGCRALEDGHGVLVCAPTGAGKTVVGEFAVHLALAEGRKCFYTTPIKALSNQKYGDLVARYGNGAVGLLTGDTAINGNAQIVVMTTEVLRNMLYAGSSAITDLGYVVMDEIHYLADRFRGAVWEEVILHLPEYVRVVGLSATVSNAEEFGEWLVTVRGDTTVVVDEHRPVPLWQHMVVGNRLLDLFADDGSRGELRINPGLLRRVEEVGRMHAPAALRRGRGGRQYSRGPRFRPPSRVDLITRLDAAGLLPAIVFIFSRAGCDAAVSQVARSGLRLNTPEEAAEVRRIVDTRTKDLPEGDLGVLGYWEWREALENGVAGHHAGLLPAFKETVEELFVRGLVKVVFATETLALGINMPARTVVLERLVKYNGEAHVDLTPGEYTQLTGRAGRRGIDVEGHAVVVWQPGMDPKAVAGLASTRTYPLRSSFRPGYNMAINLVAQLGHEQARELLEQSFAQFQADRSVVGLARRIEKNREALKGYAEAVTGDFDAMLDYVQLRKKVSDREKALARQNTAARRADTAASLEKLRKGDVIAVPAGRRAGLAVVIDPGLDPLREPRPVVVTEDRWSGPLSLADFSAPVEPLGRIRLPKHVELRSPKTRRDIASHLRDSGIALPGRQKRRSGAGEDGELAALRRALRAHPCHGLAEREANIRWVERYHRLAAETEQLERRVAATTHSLARAFDRIRALLAERGYLAEHEDRVTEHGERLARLYSESDLLAAECIRHGVWEGLTPPELAAVVSTLVFEARRDSPGEPRLPAGGVPRAWQETAKIWTDLAEDERRHRLDRTREPDAGFAWPVYRWARGESLEKVLTAADANGQELSAGDFVRWSRQVVDLLDQIKTVLGRADPVGDAAAQAVKALRRGVVAAGAE from the coding sequence GTGGCTGCTCGCCCTTCCGTGTCGCCGGCCGAGGCCTACCAGGCCGCCAGGCGCCGCGCCCAGTACCCCCAGCTGACCCGGTTCGCCGACGAGGCGGACTTCGGGTTCGACGACTTCCAGATCCGCGGCTGCCGCGCGCTGGAGGACGGCCACGGCGTGCTCGTGTGCGCGCCCACCGGTGCGGGTAAGACGGTGGTCGGCGAGTTCGCGGTGCACCTCGCCCTCGCCGAGGGGCGCAAGTGCTTCTACACGACGCCGATCAAGGCGCTGTCCAACCAGAAGTACGGCGACCTGGTCGCCCGGTACGGCAACGGCGCGGTCGGCCTGCTCACCGGTGACACCGCGATCAACGGCAACGCGCAGATCGTGGTGATGACCACCGAGGTCCTGCGCAACATGCTCTACGCGGGCTCCTCGGCCATCACCGACCTCGGCTACGTCGTGATGGACGAGATCCACTACCTCGCCGACCGGTTCCGAGGCGCGGTGTGGGAAGAGGTCATCCTGCACCTGCCGGAGTACGTGCGCGTGGTCGGCCTGTCCGCGACGGTCAGCAACGCCGAGGAGTTCGGCGAATGGCTGGTCACGGTGCGCGGGGACACCACCGTGGTGGTCGACGAGCACCGGCCGGTGCCGCTGTGGCAGCACATGGTGGTCGGCAACCGGCTGCTCGACCTGTTCGCCGACGACGGCTCACGCGGTGAACTGCGCATCAACCCCGGCCTGCTGCGGCGCGTGGAGGAGGTCGGGCGCATGCACGCCCCGGCCGCACTGCGCCGCGGGCGGGGTGGCCGGCAGTACTCGCGCGGCCCGCGGTTCCGCCCGCCGTCGCGGGTGGACCTGATCACCCGCCTGGACGCGGCGGGCTTGCTCCCGGCGATCGTGTTCATCTTCTCCCGCGCCGGTTGTGACGCCGCTGTGAGCCAGGTGGCCCGCTCGGGGCTGCGGCTGAACACCCCGGAAGAGGCTGCCGAGGTGCGCCGCATCGTCGACACGCGCACCAAGGACCTGCCCGAGGGCGACCTGGGCGTGCTCGGCTACTGGGAGTGGCGCGAGGCGCTGGAGAACGGTGTCGCCGGGCACCACGCCGGTCTGCTGCCCGCGTTCAAGGAGACCGTCGAGGAACTGTTCGTGCGCGGGCTGGTCAAGGTCGTGTTCGCCACCGAGACCCTCGCCCTGGGCATCAACATGCCCGCGCGCACCGTCGTCCTGGAACGGCTGGTCAAGTACAACGGCGAGGCGCACGTCGACCTCACCCCGGGCGAGTACACCCAGCTGACCGGCCGGGCGGGGCGCCGCGGGATCGACGTCGAGGGCCACGCGGTGGTGGTGTGGCAGCCGGGCATGGATCCGAAGGCCGTCGCCGGCCTGGCCTCGACCCGGACCTACCCGCTGCGGTCGTCGTTCCGGCCCGGCTACAACATGGCGATCAACCTGGTCGCCCAGCTCGGCCACGAGCAGGCCCGTGAGCTGCTGGAGCAGTCCTTCGCCCAGTTCCAGGCCGACCGCTCGGTGGTCGGCCTGGCGCGGCGCATCGAGAAGAACCGCGAGGCGCTCAAGGGTTACGCCGAGGCGGTGACCGGCGACTTCGACGCGATGCTCGACTACGTCCAGCTGCGCAAGAAGGTCTCCGACCGGGAGAAGGCCCTGGCCCGGCAGAACACCGCCGCGCGCCGCGCCGACACCGCCGCCTCGCTGGAGAAGCTGCGCAAAGGTGACGTCATCGCCGTGCCGGCCGGCCGGCGCGCCGGGCTCGCGGTGGTGATCGACCCGGGTCTGGACCCGCTGCGTGAGCCGCGCCCGGTCGTGGTGACCGAGGACCGCTGGTCCGGCCCGCTGTCGTTGGCGGACTTCTCCGCGCCGGTGGAACCGCTCGGCCGGATCAGGCTGCCCAAGCACGTCGAGCTGCGGTCGCCGAAGACGCGCCGCGACATCGCCTCCCACCTGCGCGACTCCGGGATCGCGCTGCCGGGCCGGCAGAAGCGCCGGTCCGGTGCCGGGGAGGATGGTGAGCTGGCCGCGTTGCGCCGTGCCCTGCGGGCGCACCCGTGCCACGGACTGGCCGAGCGGGAGGCCAACATCCGCTGGGTCGAGCGCTACCACCGGCTGGCCGCGGAGACCGAGCAGCTGGAACGCCGCGTCGCCGCGACCACTCACTCCCTGGCTCGTGCCTTCGACCGGATCCGGGCACTGCTGGCGGAACGCGGGTACCTCGCCGAGCACGAGGACCGTGTCACCGAGCACGGCGAGCGGCTGGCCCGCCTCTACAGTGAGTCGGACCTGCTCGCGGCCGAGTGCATCCGGCACGGTGTGTGGGAGGGGCTGACCCCGCCCGAGCTGGCGGCGGTCGTGTCGACGCTGGTGTTCGAGGCGCGGCGGGACTCGCCCGGTGAGCCGCGCCTGCCCGCGGGCGGCGTGCCCCGGGCGTGGCAGGAGACCGCCAAGATCTGGACCGACCTCGCCGAGGACGAGCGCCGTCACCGGCTGGACCGGACCCGGGAGCCCGATGCCGGGTTCGCCTGGCCGGTGTACCGGTGGGCGCGGGGCGAATCGCTGGAGAAGGTGCTCACCGCGGCCGACGCCAACGGCCAGGAACTGTCCGCCGGGGACTTCGTGCGCTGGTCGCGGCAGGTGGTCGACCTGCTCGACCAGATCAAAACGGTGCTCGGGCGGGCCGACCCGGTCGGCGACGCCGCCGCCCAGGCGGTCAAGGCGCTGCGACGCGGGGTCGTGGCGGCCGGTGCCGAGTAG
- a CDS encoding diacylglycerol/lipid kinase family protein, with amino-acid sequence MGIRVALAVHPGTGRGAAARIAGTVAERLRAGVDRLDLLGAAAPSTLTGDLDALVVLGGDGAAHHAVQFCAATGTPLGLVPAGTGNDLARGLGFPLDPVTAADAVVAAVREQRHRTVDLGRVGSTWFATVLCTGFDAAVNARAGRLCWPPGPHRYDLAVLAELAAFRARPVTLTTGTGRFDLDATLVAIGNTAYYGAGMPICPRADPADGLFDVTVIGRATRADLLRILPGLRHGKHLRHPAVRTLRAREVRIEASGWPWCADGEVLAGGPVTVRCVRDALTVLG; translated from the coding sequence ATGGGTATCCGTGTGGCCCTGGCCGTCCACCCCGGCACCGGCCGCGGCGCGGCGGCGCGGATCGCCGGCACCGTGGCCGAACGTCTGCGTGCCGGGGTGGACCGCCTGGACCTGCTCGGCGCCGCGGCACCGTCGACGCTGACCGGGGACCTCGACGCGCTCGTCGTGCTCGGCGGGGACGGGGCGGCGCACCACGCTGTGCAGTTCTGCGCCGCCACCGGCACGCCGCTGGGGCTGGTCCCGGCCGGCACCGGCAACGACCTGGCCCGCGGTCTCGGGTTCCCGCTGGATCCGGTCACCGCAGCCGACGCGGTGGTCGCCGCGGTGCGGGAGCAGCGGCACCGCACCGTGGACCTGGGCCGGGTGGGCAGCACCTGGTTCGCGACCGTGCTGTGCACCGGCTTCGACGCCGCCGTCAACGCCCGCGCCGGCCGGTTGTGCTGGCCACCCGGGCCGCACCGCTACGACCTGGCGGTCCTGGCCGAGCTCGCCGCGTTCCGCGCCCGCCCGGTCACCCTCACCACCGGCACCGGGCGCTTCGACCTCGACGCCACCCTCGTCGCGATCGGCAACACCGCCTACTACGGCGCCGGCATGCCGATCTGCCCGCGGGCCGACCCCGCGGACGGGTTGTTCGACGTCACCGTCATCGGCCGCGCCACCCGGGCCGACCTGCTGCGCATCCTGCCCGGCCTGCGGCACGGCAAGCACCTGCGCCACCCGGCGGTGCGGACCTTGCGCGCGCGGGAGGTCCGGATCGAGGCCAGCGGCTGGCCGTGGTGCGCCGACGGCGAGGTGCTCGCCGGCGGTCCCGTCACGGTGCGTTGCGTGCGCGACGCGCTGACCGTGCTGGGCTGA
- the tatC gene encoding twin-arginine translocase subunit TatC gives MADSASPSRRDRRRKRSRRLNPDGTMTLIEHIYEFRRRLGWALLAVVAGGIFGFIWFNTRMGPVPSLGDIVNGPYCAIPPDRRLGSGEGCRLLQTVPFEAFMIQLKVGLAAGAVLTSPLWLYQFWAFIAPGLYSKERKYALTFVGCASVLFAGGAVVAYLIIPHALQLLMGFGSDFFITGLTGDKYISFVLSLLIIFGVSFELPLVLVMLNFVGVVKYAQLKKWRRGLIFLVFVFAAFATPGSDPFSMIALAGALTVLAELAIQIARVHDARKYRESESSEWAHLPDDQPAPFDYTPTTVDDDTPAKPRTEDVT, from the coding sequence GTGGCGGACTCCGCCTCCCCGAGCCGGAGGGACCGGCGGCGCAAGCGCAGCCGCCGGCTCAACCCCGACGGCACGATGACGCTCATCGAGCACATCTACGAGTTCCGGCGCCGGCTCGGCTGGGCACTGCTCGCCGTGGTCGCCGGGGGGATCTTCGGTTTCATCTGGTTCAACACCCGGATGGGGCCGGTGCCGTCGCTGGGCGACATCGTCAACGGCCCGTACTGCGCCATCCCGCCCGACCGGCGGCTGGGCAGCGGCGAAGGCTGCCGCCTGCTGCAGACCGTGCCGTTCGAGGCGTTCATGATCCAGCTGAAGGTCGGCCTGGCCGCGGGCGCAGTGCTGACCTCCCCGCTGTGGCTGTACCAGTTCTGGGCGTTCATCGCGCCCGGCCTGTACAGCAAGGAGCGCAAGTACGCGCTGACGTTCGTCGGCTGCGCGAGTGTGCTGTTCGCCGGTGGCGCGGTGGTGGCCTACCTGATCATCCCGCACGCGCTGCAGCTGCTGATGGGCTTCGGCAGCGACTTCTTCATCACCGGCCTGACCGGTGACAAGTACATCTCGTTCGTGCTGTCGCTGCTGATCATCTTCGGGGTCAGCTTCGAGCTGCCGCTGGTGCTGGTGATGCTGAACTTCGTGGGCGTGGTCAAGTACGCCCAGCTGAAGAAGTGGCGTCGCGGGCTGATCTTCCTGGTGTTCGTGTTCGCGGCGTTCGCCACCCCGGGCTCCGACCCGTTCTCGATGATCGCCCTGGCCGGCGCGCTGACCGTGCTCGCCGAGCTCGCGATCCAGATCGCCCGCGTCCACGACGCGCGCAAGTACCGCGAGAGCGAGAGCTCGGAGTGGGCGCACCTGCCCGACGACCAGCCCGCGCCGTTCGACTACACCCCGACCACCGTCGACGACGACACGCCGGCCAAGCCCAGGACCGAGGACGTGACCTAG
- the tatA gene encoding Sec-independent protein translocase subunit TatA: protein MLNGLQPWHLIILVLLVVLLFGAKRLPDAARSIGKSMKIFKAETKDLREDGTATEPDTKQITTSEGTTATASTASTGSTAGPADDQVAQLQRQLDELKRQQAAEKADQAHKHAS, encoded by the coding sequence ATGCTGAACGGGTTGCAGCCGTGGCACTTGATCATTCTGGTGCTCCTCGTGGTCCTGCTGTTCGGCGCGAAGCGCCTGCCGGACGCCGCGCGGTCCATCGGCAAGTCCATGAAGATCTTCAAGGCCGAGACCAAGGACCTCCGTGAGGACGGCACGGCCACCGAGCCCGATACGAAGCAGATCACGACCTCCGAGGGAACGACCGCGACCGCGTCCACGGCTTCCACCGGGTCCACGGCGGGTCCGGCGGATGACCAGGTCGCGCAGCTGCAGCGGCAGCTCGACGAACTGAAGCGGCAGCAGGCGGCGGAGAAGGCCGACCAGGCGCACAAGCACGCCAGCTGA
- a CDS encoding bacteriophage holin — MSYLPSVLLAAAGVLALIVVLIRTVRVLRRFRRASSMVTVNITDRTGLLKARSAGLRVAIEQRRRPTPEQVALVTSKEGGH; from the coding sequence GTGTCGTACCTGCCGAGTGTTCTGCTCGCCGCCGCGGGAGTGCTCGCGCTCATTGTTGTCCTGATCCGGACAGTCAGGGTCTTGCGCCGGTTCCGGCGGGCATCGAGCATGGTGACGGTGAACATCACCGACCGCACCGGGCTGCTGAAGGCCCGGTCGGCCGGTCTGCGCGTCGCGATCGAGCAACGGCGGCGTCCCACCCCCGAGCAAGTAGCATTGGTCACAAGCAAGGAAGGAGGCCACTGA
- a CDS encoding helix-turn-helix transcriptional regulator: MSGSTDRMPRLLALVPYLLARPGIRIEDAARDFGVSARQLRRDLELLWMCGLPGYGPGDLIDLSFEGDTVTVTFDAGMNRPLRLTGGEATALLVALRAVAETPGVVDTDAVHRAIAKIEAAAGQAQPSGVVVGRALREGEKTAATRGVVQSALRAGRALRIRYYTASRDQITERTVDPMRLLIVQAVGYLEAWCRRAEGVRLFRLDRIDEVEVLDERAAPPPAARPTDISDGVFRARPGQAEAQLVLEPDARWVAEYYPCEELGELDGGRLRVRMRYGDESWMVRLVLGLGGDARVESPPGLAAAVRSRAAAALERARHLPVTLGQ, from the coding sequence ATGAGCGGCTCGACCGACCGGATGCCCCGGCTGCTCGCGCTCGTGCCGTACCTGCTGGCCCGGCCGGGTATCCGCATCGAGGACGCGGCGCGCGACTTCGGGGTGAGCGCGCGGCAGTTGCGCCGCGACCTGGAGCTGCTGTGGATGTGCGGGCTGCCCGGCTACGGTCCGGGTGATCTGATCGACCTGTCCTTCGAGGGTGACACGGTCACCGTCACCTTCGACGCGGGCATGAACCGGCCGCTGCGGCTCACCGGGGGTGAGGCGACCGCGTTGCTGGTCGCGTTGCGGGCGGTGGCCGAGACCCCGGGCGTGGTCGACACCGACGCGGTGCACCGCGCCATCGCGAAGATCGAGGCGGCGGCGGGTCAGGCGCAGCCGTCCGGGGTCGTGGTCGGGCGTGCGCTGCGGGAGGGTGAGAAGACCGCGGCCACCCGGGGGGTGGTGCAGAGCGCCCTGCGGGCCGGCCGGGCGCTGCGGATCCGCTACTACACGGCGTCGCGGGACCAGATCACCGAGCGCACGGTCGACCCGATGCGCCTGTTGATCGTGCAGGCGGTCGGGTACCTGGAGGCCTGGTGCCGGCGCGCCGAGGGGGTGCGGCTGTTCCGGCTGGACCGCATCGACGAGGTCGAGGTGCTCGACGAGCGGGCCGCACCGCCGCCGGCCGCGCGGCCCACCGACATCTCCGACGGGGTGTTCCGGGCGCGGCCCGGTCAGGCGGAGGCGCAGCTGGTGCTCGAACCGGACGCCCGGTGGGTGGCCGAGTACTACCCGTGCGAGGAGCTGGGCGAGCTCGACGGCGGGCGGCTGCGGGTGCGGATGCGCTACGGCGACGAGTCCTGGATGGTGCGGCTGGTGCTGGGTCTGGGCGGCGATGCGCGGGTGGAGAGTCCGCCCGGGCTCGCGGCGGCGGTGCGCAGCCGGGCCGCCGCCGCGCTGGAAAGGGCACGTCACCTGCCGGTCACCTTGGGCCAGTAG
- a CDS encoding helix-turn-helix transcriptional regulator, whose product MSTARAERLVNLVLALLSTRQYLTADRIRGIVPGYADAASDEAFSRMFERDKTELRELGIPLETGRNSAFDPAEGYRIARRDYELGEIELAPDEAAAVGLAVRLWDSPEMTGQAQGALVKLRAAGVEVDHTEPPVVESRVRAEPAFTPLVAAVQAHQAVQFSYRRSGSAERLTRTLEPWGVVSWRARWYVVGHDRDRAAPRCFRLSRIVGDVRTVGRPGEVQRPENVNLLELIAGTGEPEPSPVTTAKLWIADHRAAGVRRRARLTGRMTVDGVPGDLAEIDLYFPESAADWIAGHGPDVLVLEPDVLAKAVRGRLESILHHEVRR is encoded by the coding sequence GTGTCCACCGCCCGCGCCGAGCGCCTGGTCAACCTGGTGCTCGCTCTGCTGTCGACCCGGCAGTACCTGACCGCTGACCGGATCCGCGGGATCGTGCCCGGGTACGCCGACGCGGCCAGCGACGAGGCGTTCTCCCGCATGTTCGAGCGGGACAAGACCGAGCTGCGCGAGCTGGGGATTCCGCTGGAGACCGGCCGCAACTCGGCGTTCGACCCGGCGGAGGGCTATCGCATCGCGCGCCGCGACTACGAGCTGGGGGAGATCGAGCTGGCGCCTGACGAGGCCGCGGCCGTGGGGCTCGCGGTGCGGCTGTGGGACTCGCCGGAGATGACCGGGCAGGCCCAGGGTGCGCTGGTGAAGCTGCGCGCGGCCGGGGTCGAGGTGGACCACACCGAGCCGCCGGTGGTGGAGTCGCGGGTGCGGGCGGAGCCGGCCTTCACCCCGCTGGTCGCCGCGGTGCAGGCGCATCAGGCGGTGCAGTTCTCCTACCGGCGCTCGGGGTCGGCGGAGCGGCTGACCCGCACCCTGGAGCCGTGGGGTGTGGTGTCCTGGCGGGCGCGGTGGTACGTGGTGGGGCACGACCGGGATCGGGCGGCGCCGCGGTGTTTCCGGCTGTCGCGGATAGTCGGTGACGTGCGCACGGTGGGCAGGCCGGGTGAGGTGCAGCGGCCGGAAAACGTGAACCTGCTGGAGCTGATCGCCGGCACCGGGGAGCCGGAGCCGTCGCCGGTGACCACCGCGAAGTTGTGGATCGCCGACCACCGCGCGGCGGGGGTGCGGCGCCGGGCGCGGCTCACCGGGCGGATGACGGTGGACGGGGTGCCGGGGGATCTGGCCGAGATCGACCTGTACTTCCCGGAGAGCGCGGCGGACTGGATCGCCGGGCACGGGCCGGACGTGCTCGTGCTGGAGCCGGACGTGCTGGCCAAGGCGGTCCGCGGGCGGCTCGAGTCGATCCTGCACCACGAGGTGCGGCGATGA
- a CDS encoding DUF1684 domain-containing protein, with translation MSGGFAAAWREWHAERERVLAEPHGWLSITARHWLTPEPQRFDGIPGTWHEEGAAAVVSAGPDDELEVSGTARFELAESGPGEMVKAGDRVVEVARRGGYLVRLRDPAAPVRAAFRGVPAYEPDPAWVLSGRFEPFDEPRAVTVGAVVEGLSHVYSSPGVLRFSRAGEEFALTAFNGKGAAAFSVLFTDATSGVTTYAANRSLSVAAPDARGRVELDFNRAVNLPCAFIDLATCPLPPAENRLPFAVEAGEQIPWERR, from the coding sequence GTGAGCGGCGGGTTCGCGGCCGCGTGGCGGGAGTGGCACGCCGAACGGGAGCGGGTGCTCGCGGAGCCGCACGGCTGGTTGAGCATCACGGCGCGGCATTGGCTGACGCCGGAGCCGCAGCGGTTCGACGGCATCCCGGGCACCTGGCACGAGGAGGGCGCCGCTGCAGTGGTGTCGGCCGGCCCGGACGACGAGCTCGAGGTGTCCGGGACGGCGCGGTTCGAGCTGGCCGAGAGCGGCCCTGGCGAGATGGTCAAGGCCGGTGACCGGGTCGTGGAGGTGGCGCGCCGCGGCGGGTACCTGGTGCGGTTGCGGGATCCGGCGGCCCCGGTGCGGGCGGCGTTCCGCGGGGTGCCTGCCTACGAGCCGGATCCGGCGTGGGTGCTGTCCGGGCGGTTCGAGCCGTTCGACGAGCCGCGTGCGGTGACGGTCGGGGCGGTGGTGGAGGGACTGTCGCACGTGTATTCCTCGCCGGGGGTGCTGCGGTTCTCCCGTGCGGGCGAGGAGTTCGCGCTGACCGCGTTCAACGGCAAGGGGGCGGCGGCGTTCTCGGTGCTGTTCACCGATGCGACGTCCGGGGTGACGACGTATGCGGCGAACCGCAGCCTGTCGGTCGCGGCGCCGGACGCGCGGGGCCGGGTGGAGCTGGACTTCAACCGGGCGGTGAACCTGCCGTGCGCGTTCATCGACCTGGCGACCTGCCCGCTGCCGCCGGCGGAGAACCGGTTGCCGTTCGCGGTCGAGGCGGGCGAGCAGATCCCGTGGGAACGCCGCTGA